In Vitis riparia cultivar Riparia Gloire de Montpellier isolate 1030 chromosome 19, EGFV_Vit.rip_1.0, whole genome shotgun sequence, the following proteins share a genomic window:
- the LOC117908456 gene encoding probable glutathione S-transferase, whose protein sequence is MADEIILLDFWPSMFGMRVKVALAEKGLKYEFREEDLRNKSPLLLEMNPVHKKIPVLIHNGKPICESLIIVQYIDEVWKDKSPLLPSDPYQRAQARFWADYIDKKIFELGRKIWTTKGEDQEAAKKEFIECLKLLEGELGEKPYFGGENFGFVDVALVTFSCWFYAYETFGNFSIEAECPKLIAWTKRCMERESVSSSLADPHKVHGFVVVLRKKFGIE, encoded by the exons ATGGCGGACGAGATTATCTTGTTGGATTTCTGGCCTAGCATGTTTGGTATGAGGGTCAAAGTTGCCCTGGCAGAGAAGGGCCTCAAGTATGAATTTAGAGAGGAGGACTTGAGGAACAAGAGCCCTTTGCTCCTTGAGATGAATCCAGTTCATAAGAAAATCCCAGTTCTGATCCACAATGGGAAACCCATTTGTGAGTCTCTGATAATTGTTCAGTATATCGATGAGGTTTGGAAGGATAAATCTCCATTGTTGCCCAGTGACCCATACCAGAGAGCTCAGGCCAGGTTCTGGGCGGACTACATAGACAAGAAG ATCTTTGAACTTGGAAGGAAGATATGGACGACCAAAGGAGAAGATCAGGAGGCAGCCAAGAAAGAATTCATAGAGTGCCTTAAGCTTTTGGAAGGAGAGCTTGGGGAAAAGCCCTACTTTGGTGGTGAAAATTTTGGGTTTGTGGATGTGGCTCTGGTGACCTTTTCTTGCTGGTTTTATGCATACGAGACCTTTGGCAACTTCAGCATAGAGGCGGAGTGCCCCAAGTTGATCGCTTGGACCAAGAGGTGCATGGAAAGGGAAAGTGTGTCGTCTTCTCTTGCAGACCCCCACAAGGTCCATGGCTTTGTTGTGGTGTTGAGAAAGAAGTTTGGTATAGAGTAG